In one window of Campylobacter coli DNA:
- the gltX gene encoding glutamate--tRNA ligase — protein sequence MTGKLTTRFAPSPTGYLHIGGLRTALYSYLYARKNKGNFLLRIEDTDLKRNSKEATQAIIEAFKWCGLDYDGEVTYQSERFDLYKKYIQKLLDEGKAYYCYMSKEELDELRAKQEAAKERPRYDGRYRDFTGTPPANIEPVVRIKAPQEGEICFVDGVKGEVKFKVEDILDDFIIARSDGSPTYNFTVVIDDALMGVSDVIRGDDHLSNTPKQIVLYEALGFEIPKFYHVAMIHGEDGKKLSKRHGATDVMEYKAMGILPQALLNFLVRLGWSHGDDEVFSLEDLKKLFDPNHINKSASCYNFKKLEWLNAHYIKTLPFEEINRQLKDLGFDLSAYAKAGFLLDLLRERAKTLLEIISGAKSIIEAPQNYDENAINKFINENNLLLLQNYANELNEEKSAKDFEEFTNEFLQKNEVKLKDLAQPIRIALTGSAVSPSIFEVLEFLGVNECKKRIEKFLDFKGK from the coding sequence ATGACAGGAAAACTCACGACTCGTTTCGCTCCAAGCCCTACAGGATATTTACATATAGGCGGTTTAAGAACTGCTCTTTATAGCTATTTGTATGCAAGAAAAAACAAGGGTAATTTTTTACTTCGTATTGAAGATACGGATTTAAAAAGAAATTCTAAAGAAGCTACGCAAGCTATCATAGAAGCCTTTAAATGGTGCGGTTTGGATTATGATGGCGAGGTAACTTACCAATCTGAACGCTTTGATCTTTATAAAAAATATATACAAAAACTTTTAGATGAGGGCAAGGCTTATTATTGTTATATGAGTAAAGAAGAACTTGATGAGCTCCGTGCTAAACAAGAAGCAGCTAAAGAACGTCCAAGATATGATGGCAGATATAGAGATTTTACAGGCACTCCTCCAGCAAATATAGAACCTGTAGTGCGTATAAAAGCTCCTCAAGAGGGTGAAATTTGTTTTGTAGATGGTGTTAAAGGAGAGGTGAAATTTAAAGTAGAAGATATTTTAGATGATTTTATCATAGCAAGAAGCGATGGAAGTCCTACTTATAATTTTACAGTTGTAATTGATGATGCTTTAATGGGAGTAAGTGATGTGATTAGAGGAGATGATCACCTTTCAAATACCCCTAAGCAAATCGTGCTTTATGAGGCTTTAGGATTTGAAATTCCTAAATTTTACCATGTAGCTATGATACATGGAGAAGATGGCAAAAAGCTTTCAAAACGACATGGAGCAACCGATGTGATGGAATACAAGGCTATGGGAATTTTACCTCAAGCCTTATTAAATTTTTTGGTGCGTTTGGGATGGAGTCACGGTGATGATGAGGTTTTTTCTTTAGAAGATCTTAAAAAGCTTTTTGATCCAAATCATATTAACAAAAGTGCTTCTTGTTATAATTTTAAAAAACTTGAATGGCTCAATGCTCATTATATCAAGACTTTACCTTTTGAAGAAATCAATCGTCAATTAAAAGATCTAGGCTTTGATTTAAGTGCTTATGCAAAAGCAGGATTTTTGCTGGATTTATTAAGAGAGCGTGCAAAAACTTTACTTGAAATTATTAGCGGAGCTAAAAGTATCATTGAAGCGCCACAAAATTATGATGAAAATGCTATAAATAAATTTATAAATGAAAATAATCTTTTACTGCTTCAAAACTATGCAAATGAGTTAAATGAAGAGAAAAGTGCAAAAGATTTTGAAGAATTTACTAACGAATTCTTACAAAAAAATGAGGTAAAATTAAAAGATTTGGCTCAACCTATACGCATAGCTCTAACAGGAAGTGCGGTTAGTCCTAGCATTTTTGAAGTTTTAGAGTTTTTAGGGGTCAATGAATGTAAAAAAAGAATAGAAAAATTTTTAGATTTTAAAGGAAAATAA
- a CDS encoding malic enzyme-like NAD(P)-binding protein, with the protein MNLKEEALRYHLGGKIDIKPSKPMNSSHDLSLAYSPGVAEPCIEIASNNELAYTYTNKANLVAIVSDGSAVLGLGNIGAQASKPVMEGKACLFKKFADVNAYDLEIEAHSIEEIVAFCKAIAPTFGGINLEDISAPKCFEIEAALQNLGIPVMHDDQHGTAIISTAGLMNAMEISGKKFEDIKVVVSGAGAAGIASARMYRNLGVKNIILVDSKGVVNKKRTDLNQYKLEFVSDTQADTLKEAMKDADVFLGLSAPKILDDEMILSMAKDPVIFALANPIPEVMPEDVARLRKDAIVGTGRSDYPNQINNVLGFPFIFRGALDVRATKITENMKVAAARALADLAKLPVSDAVKNAYNISHLEFGKDYVIPKPFDERVKAVVSTAVAAAAVKDGVALLKEFDEKAYFESLK; encoded by the coding sequence ATGAATTTAAAAGAAGAGGCTTTAAGATACCACTTAGGGGGTAAGATAGATATAAAACCATCAAAACCTATGAATTCAAGCCATGATTTATCTTTGGCTTATAGCCCAGGTGTTGCAGAACCTTGCATTGAAATTGCTTCTAACAATGAGCTTGCTTATACTTATACAAACAAAGCGAATTTAGTAGCTATCGTTAGTGATGGTTCTGCGGTTTTAGGTCTTGGAAATATCGGTGCGCAAGCTTCTAAACCTGTTATGGAAGGTAAGGCTTGCTTGTTTAAAAAATTTGCTGATGTAAATGCGTATGATTTAGAAATCGAAGCACACAGCATTGAAGAAATTGTTGCTTTTTGCAAAGCCATAGCACCGACTTTTGGTGGAATCAATTTAGAAGATATTTCAGCGCCTAAATGTTTTGAAATCGAAGCGGCTTTGCAAAATTTAGGAATTCCTGTAATGCATGATGATCAGCATGGAACTGCTATTATCTCAACTGCAGGGCTTATGAATGCTATGGAGATAAGCGGTAAAAAATTTGAAGACATTAAAGTTGTTGTAAGCGGAGCAGGAGCTGCGGGTATTGCTAGTGCTAGAATGTATAGAAATTTAGGTGTTAAAAATATCATTCTTGTAGATAGTAAGGGTGTGGTCAATAAAAAAAGAACGGATTTAAATCAATACAAACTTGAATTTGTAAGCGATACACAAGCAGATACTTTAAAAGAGGCTATGAAAGATGCGGATGTATTTTTGGGACTGAGTGCACCAAAGATACTAGATGATGAAATGATTTTGTCTATGGCAAAAGATCCTGTTATTTTTGCTTTGGCAAATCCTATTCCAGAGGTGATGCCTGAAGATGTAGCAAGACTTAGAAAAGATGCTATTGTAGGAACAGGAAGGAGTGATTATCCTAATCAAATCAATAATGTTTTAGGCTTTCCTTTTATTTTCCGTGGAGCTTTAGATGTGCGTGCGACAAAAATCACTGAAAATATGAAAGTAGCTGCAGCAAGAGCTTTGGCGGATTTAGCAAAGCTACCTGTAAGCGATGCGGTGAAAAATGCTTACAATATAAGCCACTTAGAATTTGGAAAAGATTATGTTATCCCAAAACCTTTTGATGAGAGAGTTAAGGCTGTTGTAAGTACTGCAGTGGCTGCTGCAGCTGTAAAAGATGGGGTAGCTTTGCTTAAAGAATTTGATGAAAAAGCATATTTTGAGAGTTTAAAATGA
- the upp gene encoding uracil phosphoribosyltransferase, with translation MKNIHHICHPLIEHKLGFLRDKETKPFHFRMLIDEISTFLLFEATKDLCLKETQIQTPVANAKVKRLDEKIMICPILRAALGMLDSIFRLIPDASVGFLGFVRNEKTLKADFYFQKLPKDAKERTAIVIDPMFATGGTAIDACNFLKDQGVKKIKFISILAAPQGLENFAKIHSDVELYVASIDESLNEKGYIVPGLGDAGDRVFNTLD, from the coding sequence ATGAAAAATATTCATCATATATGCCATCCTTTGATAGAGCATAAATTAGGATTTTTGCGCGATAAAGAAACCAAACCCTTTCATTTTAGAATGCTCATTGATGAGATTTCTACTTTCTTGCTTTTTGAAGCGACTAAAGATTTATGTTTAAAAGAAACACAAATTCAAACCCCTGTTGCTAATGCCAAGGTAAAAAGATTAGATGAAAAGATTATGATATGCCCTATTTTAAGGGCGGCTTTGGGTATGCTTGATAGTATTTTTAGACTTATTCCTGATGCTAGTGTAGGATTTTTGGGTTTTGTTAGAAATGAAAAAACGCTCAAGGCGGATTTTTATTTTCAAAAACTTCCTAAAGATGCAAAAGAACGCACTGCTATTGTTATAGACCCTATGTTCGCAACAGGTGGTACAGCCATAGATGCTTGCAATTTTTTAAAAGATCAAGGGGTAAAAAAGATTAAATTCATTTCTATACTCGCAGCCCCTCAAGGTCTTGAAAATTTTGCAAAAATTCACAGCGATGTTGAACTTTATGTAGCCTCAATTGATGAAAGCTTAAATGAAAAAGGTTATATAGTTCCAGGACTTGGGGATGCGGGAGATAGGGTTTTTAATACCTTGGATTAA
- a CDS encoding menaquinone biosynthetic enzyme MqnA/MqnD family protein, with protein MIFGKIDYINLLPLHIYLKKYPLPNGYKASMEYKKGVPSKLNKDLFYRRVDAAIVSSIESARKKYKNLDLGICANKRVLSVLVERNTLNAKDPSSATSNALAKVLKQEGRVIIGDKALKLYLQDPSKYIDLCAKWHEKTGLPFVFARFSCVQKKALYKQILKKFPKTKIKIPYYILQNYATTRNLDIKDMRYYLDEIIYYKISTKEKAALKRFIKACKALNPT; from the coding sequence ATGATTTTTGGAAAAATTGATTATATTAATCTTTTACCTTTGCATATTTATCTTAAAAAGTATCCACTACCCAATGGTTATAAAGCAAGCATGGAATACAAAAAAGGTGTGCCAAGTAAGCTAAATAAGGATTTGTTTTATAGAAGAGTTGATGCTGCTATTGTTTCAAGCATAGAAAGTGCTAGAAAAAAATATAAAAATTTAGATTTGGGCATTTGTGCCAATAAAAGAGTTTTGAGTGTTTTAGTGGAAAGAAATACGCTCAATGCTAAAGATCCAAGCTCGGCAACTTCTAATGCTTTAGCTAAGGTTTTAAAACAAGAGGGGAGGGTGATTATAGGTGATAAGGCTTTAAAGCTTTATCTGCAAGATCCTTCTAAGTATATTGATTTGTGTGCAAAATGGCATGAAAAAACAGGATTACCTTTTGTTTTTGCTAGATTTTCTTGTGTGCAAAAAAAAGCTTTATATAAACAAATCTTAAAAAAATTTCCAAAAACAAAGATTAAAATTCCTTATTATATACTTCAAAATTATGCGACAACGAGAAATTTGGATATAAAAGATATGAGATATTATCTAGATGAAATTATATATTATAAAATTTCCACCAAAGAAAAAGCAGCCTTAAAGCGTTTTATAAAAGCTTGCAAGGCTTTAAATCCTACTTGA
- a CDS encoding TrkA family potassium uptake protein translates to MKKLSYGVIGLGKFGSVVADELIAGGHTVIIADKDEEALKSIQNSPSYAYILDSTNISALKEAGFHDVEVVIVSIGENVEKSILTLMALKDIGVNNIIAKATSNIHGQILSKLGATKVIYPEKESAKKLVKDFLTKDADYEVFDLSANTIRAIKITIDDKLAGNSLKHIAQNMKVISYKKLNTDWEILPDLETTTVYGGDVVILLGTVKELREFEH, encoded by the coding sequence ATGAAAAAGCTTAGTTACGGGGTTATAGGACTTGGAAAATTTGGATCCGTAGTCGCAGATGAGCTTATTGCTGGAGGGCATACTGTAATCATAGCCGATAAAGATGAAGAAGCTTTAAAAAGCATACAAAATTCACCAAGCTATGCTTATATCTTAGATTCTACTAATATTTCAGCACTTAAAGAAGCAGGTTTTCATGATGTAGAAGTCGTGATTGTAAGCATAGGCGAAAATGTTGAAAAATCCATACTTACCCTAATGGCTCTTAAGGACATAGGGGTTAATAATATTATCGCAAAAGCTACTTCTAATATTCATGGGCAAATTCTATCCAAACTAGGAGCTACAAAAGTAATTTATCCCGAAAAAGAAAGTGCTAAAAAACTTGTAAAAGACTTTTTAACTAAAGATGCAGATTATGAAGTTTTTGATCTATCGGCTAATACCATCCGCGCTATTAAAATCACCATAGATGATAAATTAGCAGGAAATTCATTAAAACACATTGCGCAAAATATGAAAGTTATCAGCTATAAAAAGCTCAATACAGACTGGGAAATACTGCCTGATTTAGAAACAACTACTGTTTATGGTGGAGATGTTGTAATCTTACTTGGAACAGTTAAAGAACTTAGAGAATTTGAACATTAA
- a CDS encoding TrkH family potassium uptake protein: MKQFGLDRRTFKILLAGYIVIALLGAILLHSSWAHTSPISFIDAFFTSTSAVSMTGLIVKNTAVDFTLAGQIIILILVQIGGLGYMSIGLFVYLIIRKKVGFNGRNLLKESLFYPSMEGLFKFFKKVLLFIFTIELIGTILLTMRFALEMNFGKALWFGFFHSISAFNNSGFTIFENGLLAYKHDVAINLIFTSLIIIGGLGYFVLVELYFFQRKRLQNLSLHTKVVIMATLFLIVSSTLIIFLLEYANPKSIGSFSLFDKILSSYFIAINYRTAGFNTLDMSGLHDASLFFGSLFMVIGGAPGGTAGGMKITTVVVLLFYAYWSIRNGRVRIFNHEIPQEIISRAFIIAVGSAVYIVIAVIFLSLLESEFNFIHLLFETSSAFATVGISVGDGGDLSLCALFSNPSKIIIIIMMLSGRIGVFAFLLSVFQQDKAMHIKFPKGKIYL, from the coding sequence TTGAAACAATTTGGCTTAGACAGACGAACTTTTAAAATTTTGCTAGCAGGATATATTGTGATTGCTTTACTTGGTGCTATTCTTTTGCATTCAAGCTGGGCTCATACAAGTCCTATTAGTTTTATCGATGCTTTTTTTACTAGTACTTCAGCCGTTAGTATGACTGGACTTATTGTTAAAAATACAGCAGTTGATTTTACCTTGGCAGGACAAATTATTATTTTAATTTTAGTTCAAATTGGTGGCTTAGGTTATATGAGTATAGGGCTTTTTGTTTACTTAATCATACGCAAAAAAGTAGGTTTTAATGGTAGAAATTTGCTTAAAGAATCTTTATTTTATCCTTCAATGGAGGGACTTTTTAAATTCTTTAAAAAAGTTTTACTATTTATTTTCACAATAGAACTTATAGGCACCATACTTCTTACTATGCGTTTTGCACTTGAAATGAATTTTGGCAAGGCCTTATGGTTTGGATTTTTTCACTCAATCAGCGCTTTTAATAATTCAGGCTTTACTATTTTTGAAAATGGACTTCTTGCTTACAAACACGATGTAGCTATTAATCTTATCTTTACTTCTCTTATTATCATTGGTGGGCTTGGGTATTTTGTCTTAGTTGAATTGTATTTTTTTCAAAGAAAAAGACTGCAAAATTTAAGCTTGCATACTAAAGTTGTTATTATGGCGACCCTTTTTCTTATTGTTTCTTCAACTCTTATTATTTTTCTTTTAGAATATGCTAATCCAAAATCCATAGGTAGCTTTTCTCTTTTTGATAAAATTTTAAGTTCTTATTTTATTGCGATCAATTACCGCACAGCAGGGTTTAATACACTCGATATGAGTGGTTTGCATGATGCGAGTTTGTTTTTTGGCTCTTTGTTTATGGTGATTGGAGGAGCACCGGGTGGGACGGCAGGCGGAATGAAAATCACAACTGTTGTAGTGCTTTTGTTTTATGCTTACTGGAGCATTCGCAATGGAAGAGTAAGAATTTTCAACCACGAAATTCCACAAGAGATTATTTCAAGAGCATTTATTATAGCAGTGGGTTCGGCTGTTTATATAGTTATAGCGGTTATTTTCCTTTCTTTGCTAGAATCAGAATTTAATTTTATTCATCTGCTTTTTGAAACCTCATCAGCATTTGCAACAGTAGGAATTTCAGTAGGAGATGGAGGAGATCTTTCGCTTTGTGCTTTATTTAGCAATCCAAGCAAAATTATTATTATTATTATGATGTTAAGCGGAAGGATTGGTGTTTTTGCATTTTTACTTTCTGTCTTTCAACAAGATAAAGCAATGCATATCAAATTTCCTAAAGGAAAAATCTATTTATAA
- a CDS encoding bifunctional 3,4-dihydroxy-2-butanone 4-phosphate synthase/GTP cyclohydrolase II, translating to MKFVSIEQAIKDLQEGKMLVMVDAEDRENEGDLIFPAQFSTKEKVNFMIKEARGVVCVALAEELARKFELPLMVPKNTSNHETAFTITVDAKDATTGVSAYERDMTIKIFADDNAKASDFVCPGHINPLIAKKGGVLERTGHTEGTVDLCQLAGLKQACVICEIVKDDGDMARRSDLEEFCAKHNLNMIAVSDIIEYRLKNESLIKLQEKSDAILAGFKAQKFIFTDHNNAQHIAFAFKEIQKCENVKFHISGSDFELLTSDKFSKLLDQICFLSENGGVIVFMQGEKSSATQFKNYGIGAQILRYFGIEEIKLMSQSCDKDYIGLKGFGLNLKICNFN from the coding sequence ATGAAGTTTGTAAGCATTGAACAAGCGATTAAGGATTTACAAGAAGGAAAAATGCTTGTAATGGTAGATGCAGAAGATAGAGAAAATGAAGGAGATTTGATTTTTCCAGCTCAATTTAGCACTAAAGAAAAGGTAAATTTTATGATAAAAGAAGCTAGAGGAGTTGTATGTGTAGCACTCGCAGAAGAGCTTGCAAGAAAATTTGAACTTCCTTTAATGGTACCCAAAAATACTTCAAATCATGAAACAGCTTTTACGATCACAGTGGATGCAAAAGATGCAACCACAGGTGTGAGTGCCTATGAAAGAGATATGACGATAAAAATTTTTGCAGATGATAATGCAAAAGCAAGTGATTTTGTATGCCCTGGACATATAAATCCTTTGATAGCTAAAAAAGGTGGTGTTTTAGAACGCACAGGTCACACAGAAGGAACGGTTGATCTTTGTCAATTAGCAGGGCTTAAACAAGCTTGTGTGATTTGTGAGATTGTTAAAGATGATGGAGATATGGCAAGAAGAAGTGATTTGGAGGAATTTTGCGCCAAGCATAATCTAAATATGATAGCCGTTTCTGATATTATAGAATATCGTTTAAAGAATGAAAGCCTTATTAAATTACAAGAAAAAAGTGATGCTATTTTAGCAGGTTTTAAAGCGCAAAAATTTATTTTTACAGATCATAATAATGCTCAACATATAGCATTTGCATTCAAAGAAATTCAAAAATGTGAAAATGTTAAATTTCATATTAGTGGAAGTGATTTTGAGCTTTTAACTTCTGATAAATTTTCTAAATTATTAGATCAAATTTGTTTTTTAAGTGAAAATGGAGGAGTGATAGTTTTTATGCAGGGTGAAAAATCAAGCGCAACTCAATTTAAAAATTATGGCATAGGTGCGCAAATTCTAAGGTATTTTGGTATAGAAGAGATTAAGCTTATGTCGCAAAGTTGCGATAAGGATTATATAGGCTTAAAAGGTTTTGGATTAAATCTTAAAATTTGTAATTTTAACTAA
- a CDS encoding GatB/YqeY domain-containing protein codes for MTLKEQILNDIKEAMKQKDDFKRDTLRTLNAAFKQVEVDERIELDDERILKIITSEIKKRKDAIELYSKGGREDLAQKEQKEIALFESYLPQQLSDEELQTALKELIANLGVSSLKDQGLVMKEAKAKFGARVDGKRLNVTLRELLN; via the coding sequence ATGACTTTAAAAGAACAGATATTAAATGATATTAAAGAAGCAATGAAGCAAAAAGATGATTTTAAACGCGATACTTTAAGAACGCTAAATGCTGCGTTTAAACAGGTTGAAGTAGATGAAAGAATAGAATTAGATGATGAAAGAATTTTAAAAATTATCACAAGTGAGATTAAAAAGCGCAAAGATGCTATAGAGCTTTATTCCAAAGGTGGAAGAGAAGATTTGGCGCAAAAAGAACAAAAAGAAATAGCACTTTTTGAAAGTTATTTACCTCAACAATTAAGCGATGAGGAATTACAAACAGCCTTAAAAGAGTTGATTGCAAATTTAGGGGTTAGTTCTTTAAAAGATCAAGGTTTGGTAATGAAGGAAGCAAAGGCTAAATTTGGAGCCAGAGTGGATGGAAAAAGATTAAATGTAACACTTAGAGAGCTTTTAAATTAA
- a CDS encoding acetolactate synthase large subunit — MRKISGSAMICEALKEENVKIVFGYPGGAALNIYDEIYLQKYFKHILVRHEQAAVHAADAYARMSGEVGVAVVTSGPGFTNTITGLATAYSDSIPLVLISGQVANSLIGTDAFQEIDAVGISRPCVKHNYLVTCIEEFPRILKEAFYIAKSGRKGPVHIDVPKDVSAALGIWDYPKEISMKTYKPIYKGNSKQIKKLAENLEEAKRPLFYLGGGCIASNAADEIRELVKITQIPAVETLMALGTLRSDDELNLKMAGMHGSYTANMALSECDLLVAIGARFDDRITGKTSEFAKHSKIVHIDIDPSSISKIINAHFPIVGDIKEVVKELLEELKKNQFKSNIHEWRQTLKRYDELYPLAYEDSDEVLKPQWVIQECAKLAPDARIITDVGQHQMWVAQFYPFNYPRQLATSGGQGTMGYSLPAALGAKLAVGEEVVINFVGDGSVLMNIQELMTAYENGIKTINIILNNSFLGMVRQWQSMFYEEHFSATDLSLQADFIKIAEGFGCEGYNIKTKDEFHTAFKQALESNKTSLLNVFIDRFEDVLPMVPAGGAIYNMILPKLKDKQ; from the coding sequence ATGAGAAAAATAAGCGGTTCGGCAATGATTTGCGAAGCTTTAAAAGAAGAGAATGTTAAGATAGTTTTTGGTTATCCTGGTGGAGCAGCCTTAAATATTTATGATGAAATTTATTTACAAAAGTATTTTAAGCATATTTTGGTGCGTCATGAGCAAGCTGCTGTGCATGCAGCTGATGCTTATGCGAGAATGAGCGGTGAAGTGGGTGTAGCTGTTGTTACAAGTGGTCCTGGTTTTACCAATACTATCACAGGACTTGCGACAGCTTATAGTGATTCTATACCTTTGGTTTTGATTTCAGGTCAAGTTGCAAATTCATTAATAGGCACTGATGCTTTTCAAGAGATTGATGCTGTAGGAATTTCTCGTCCCTGTGTAAAACATAATTATTTAGTTACTTGTATAGAAGAATTTCCAAGAATACTAAAAGAAGCTTTTTACATAGCAAAAAGTGGAAGAAAAGGTCCTGTGCACATTGATGTACCAAAAGATGTAAGCGCAGCACTTGGCATTTGGGATTATCCAAAAGAAATTTCAATGAAAACTTATAAGCCTATTTATAAAGGAAATTCAAAACAAATTAAGAAATTGGCTGAAAATTTAGAAGAAGCCAAGCGTCCTCTTTTTTATCTTGGGGGTGGATGTATAGCGTCAAATGCGGCTGATGAGATCAGGGAGCTTGTTAAGATTACTCAAATTCCAGCCGTTGAAACCCTAATGGCTCTTGGAACCTTAAGAAGCGATGATGAGCTAAATCTTAAAATGGCAGGAATGCATGGAAGCTATACGGCTAATATGGCTTTAAGTGAATGTGATTTATTAGTAGCAATAGGCGCGCGTTTTGATGATAGGATTACAGGTAAAACAAGTGAATTTGCTAAGCATTCTAAAATAGTGCATATTGATATAGATCCAAGTTCTATTTCTAAGATTATCAATGCACATTTCCCTATAGTTGGAGATATCAAAGAAGTTGTTAAAGAGCTTTTGGAAGAATTGAAAAAAAATCAATTTAAGTCAAATATCCATGAGTGGAGACAAACTCTTAAACGCTACGATGAGCTTTATCCTTTAGCTTATGAAGATAGCGATGAGGTTTTAAAACCTCAATGGGTAATACAAGAGTGTGCAAAACTTGCTCCAGATGCAAGGATAATTACTGATGTGGGACAGCATCAAATGTGGGTTGCGCAATTTTATCCTTTTAATTATCCAAGACAGCTTGCAACCAGTGGTGGGCAAGGAACAATGGGATATTCTTTACCTGCTGCTTTGGGCGCAAAGCTTGCAGTAGGAGAAGAAGTTGTTATAAATTTTGTGGGTGATGGTTCTGTTTTAATGAATATTCAAGAATTAATGACAGCTTATGAAAATGGTATTAAAACCATAAATATTATTTTAAACAATTCATTCTTAGGAATGGTTCGCCAGTGGCAAAGTATGTTTTATGAAGAGCATTTTTCGGCTACAGATTTAAGTTTGCAAGCAGATTTTATAAAAATAGCTGAAGGTTTTGGATGTGAAGGATATAATATAAAAACAAAAGATGAATTTCACACAGCATTTAAGCAAGCTTTAGAGTCCAATAAAACAAGCTTGCTTAATGTATTTATAGATCGTTTTGAAGATGTACTTCCTATGGTGCCAGCGGGCGGAGCTATTTATAATATGATTTTACCAAAATTAAAGGATAAGCAATGA
- the ilvN gene encoding acetolactate synthase small subunit, with protein MRRVLSVIVLNEHGVLSRIVGLFSGRGYNIDSLTVAPLPGGEFSRINIVTFGDERVFEQIVKQLHKLIPTYKVIERDEFIEKEMALVKIPLSENLGGLDAVLKAYNGTIANSNENFLFLLVADDTNRIENFLKTIKKYNPSDIVRSGSVLMELK; from the coding sequence ATGAGACGTGTTTTATCGGTTATAGTTTTAAATGAACATGGTGTGCTTTCTCGTATTGTAGGACTTTTTTCAGGTAGGGGATATAATATCGATAGCTTAACCGTCGCTCCTTTGCCAGGTGGAGAATTTTCTCGTATCAATATAGTAACTTTTGGAGATGAGCGTGTTTTTGAGCAAATAGTAAAGCAGTTGCATAAACTCATACCTACTTATAAAGTAATAGAAAGAGATGAATTTATAGAAAAAGAAATGGCACTTGTAAAAATTCCACTCAGTGAAAATTTAGGTGGACTTGATGCCGTTTTGAAAGCTTATAATGGTACTATTGCAAATAGTAATGAAAATTTTCTTTTCTTACTTGTAGCTGATGATACAAACCGCATAGAAAATTTTCTAAAAACAATTAAAAAATACAATCCTAGCGATATTGTTCGTAGTGGATCGGTTTTAATGGAGCTTAAATGA